From Jeotgalibaca dankookensis, one genomic window encodes:
- a CDS encoding cell division protein SepF, with the protein MSIKTSLRNFFGVDDDDDLDSSSTQPQTYKQEPEVFTRQTNKTSQSKVKVVPMIKQVDHPKSNIYIVEPRVFSESEKIADYLINSESVLLNFKRMENDQAAKVIDFIAGAVYAIGGDMKQIGEGIFLCTPPEIEITSIETEEQREKYYY; encoded by the coding sequence ATGAGTATAAAAACGAGTTTACGTAATTTTTTTGGAGTAGATGATGATGATGACCTAGACAGCAGCTCTACTCAGCCTCAAACCTATAAACAGGAACCGGAAGTATTTACCAGACAAACTAATAAAACTTCTCAAAGCAAAGTGAAAGTGGTCCCTATGATAAAACAAGTTGATCACCCAAAATCTAATATTTATATTGTAGAGCCCAGAGTATTCTCAGAGTCTGAAAAAATTGCGGACTATCTTATCAATAGCGAATCTGTTCTTTTAAATTTTAAAAGAATGGAAAATGATCAAGCAGCCAAAGTTATTGATTTTATTGCTGGGGCTGTCTACGCAATTGGTGGAGATATGAAACAAATCGGCGAAGGTATTTTTCTCTGCACGCCTCCTGAAATTGAAATAACAAGTATTGAAACAGAAGAACAACGAGAAAAATACTATTATTAA
- a CDS encoding YggS family pyridoxal phosphate-dependent enzyme: protein MTIDSNYQRVESAIQSHLNAVTRNRDTLICVAVTKLQSLNDTEVLYQNGCRHFGENRVEGLLEKKSFFKQNDITWHFIGSLQTRKVKEVINKIDYFHSLDRESLAKEINKRAEKPVSCFVQVNVTGELSKHGISPNELDAFIKTIENYPMIHVVGLMTMAPIHAQETELRACFRTLKELQESIASQKLSYAPCHETSMGMSRDYPIAIEEGATFIRVGSALFER from the coding sequence ATGACAATTGATTCAAACTATCAACGTGTTGAATCTGCTATTCAATCGCATTTAAATGCCGTAACTCGTAACCGTGACACATTAATTTGTGTTGCGGTTACTAAATTACAGAGCCTAAATGATACAGAAGTTCTGTACCAAAATGGCTGTCGTCATTTTGGAGAGAATCGCGTTGAAGGGTTACTAGAAAAGAAAAGTTTTTTTAAACAAAACGATATCACATGGCATTTCATAGGTTCTTTACAGACACGGAAAGTTAAAGAAGTGATCAATAAAATCGATTATTTCCATTCGCTTGATCGGGAGTCTTTAGCTAAAGAAATTAATAAGCGTGCAGAGAAACCTGTTTCGTGTTTTGTCCAAGTGAATGTGACTGGAGAACTATCTAAACATGGAATTTCGCCTAATGAATTGGATGCATTTATAAAGACAATTGAAAATTATCCAATGATTCATGTGGTAGGGTTAATGACGATGGCGCCCATTCATGCCCAAGAAACCGAATTACGGGCTTGTTTTCGAACATTAAAGGAGTTACAAGAATCTATTGCTTCTCAAAAGCTGTCATATGCTCCTTGTCATGAAACAAGTATGGGAATGAGTCGTGATTACCCTATTGCGATTGAAGAAGGTGCGACATTTATACGAGTAGGATCTGCTTTATTTGAAAGGTGA
- a CDS encoding DivIVA domain-containing protein has protein sequence MGLTPVDIQHKEFDIKMRGYDKEQVNNFLESVKQEFEQLIKSKKELDKKVNLLENRVSHFEGLQDTLNKSIVVAQEAADRLKINTHEEADFILLEAEKSANKLLKESAEKANQLMKETEKVRQESSQFKQALLALIESQLALVNNEKWNLLLTKTPERDVLAPTLEEIMGKNTNIQTMAVEISEETK, from the coding sequence TTGGGGTTAACGCCGGTAGATATTCAACATAAAGAGTTTGATATAAAAATGCGTGGATATGATAAAGAGCAAGTTAATAATTTTTTAGAAAGTGTTAAACAAGAGTTCGAGCAACTTATCAAAAGTAAAAAAGAACTCGATAAAAAAGTAAACCTTCTAGAAAATCGTGTTAGCCATTTTGAGGGGCTACAAGATACACTGAATAAATCGATTGTAGTTGCGCAAGAAGCAGCTGACCGTCTAAAAATAAATACACATGAGGAAGCTGACTTTATTTTATTGGAAGCGGAAAAAAGTGCCAATAAACTACTGAAGGAATCTGCTGAAAAAGCAAATCAGTTGATGAAAGAAACAGAAAAGGTTCGTCAGGAAAGCAGCCAATTTAAACAAGCGTTACTGGCATTAATTGAGTCCCAACTTGCATTAGTTAATAATGAAAAGTGGAATCTCCTTCTAACAAAGACCCCTGAACGTGATGTTCTAGCACCGACATTAGAAGAAATCATGGGAAAAAATACGAATATCCAAACCATGGCTGTTGAAATTTCTGAGGAAACAAAGTAG
- a CDS encoding YggT family protein, with translation MVNILLWLLAIVPRLINAYSTLLIIYALMTWLPNAFASKFGQLIARLVEPYLNVFRRLIPSVGMVSFSVLFAILFLRLVEYGAQVVLIFLIRLVQ, from the coding sequence ATGGTAAATATACTGCTTTGGTTATTAGCAATCGTTCCCAGACTCATCAATGCCTATTCAACTCTATTAATTATTTATGCCTTGATGACCTGGTTACCAAACGCTTTTGCTTCAAAATTTGGACAACTTATTGCGCGATTAGTTGAGCCTTACTTAAATGTTTTTCGCCGTTTAATCCCATCGGTTGGAATGGTCAGTTTTAGCGTCCTTTTTGCTATTCTTTTCCTTCGATTAGTCGAGTATGGCGCACAAGTTGTTTTGATATTTCTTATTCGTTTAGTCCAATAG
- a CDS encoding RNA-binding protein, producing the protein MEQVYQHFRKEEQPFIDLVESWLIQVQEQYVPYLTDFLDPRQQYIIEMLVGKLGEVKVQFYGGYQNAERKRALLYPNYFEPKEEDFELDLVEINYPIKFATLTHGKILGTLMGAGVKREMFGDIMSDGERWQFYLAQSIRSFIILQVTKIGKTTVRLEEKNYTDLIKPIDNWEIEHDTVSSLRIDTVISSVYNISRQRAKDLVAGGKVKLNWATYDRPDFELGVRDILSVRGYGRIQLREIEGKSKKDKWRVELGVLRK; encoded by the coding sequence ATGGAACAAGTGTATCAGCATTTTCGTAAAGAAGAGCAACCCTTTATTGACTTAGTTGAATCTTGGTTAATTCAAGTACAGGAACAATACGTACCTTATTTAACAGATTTTTTAGATCCTAGGCAACAATATATAATTGAAATGTTAGTGGGTAAACTAGGTGAAGTGAAGGTCCAGTTTTATGGTGGCTACCAAAATGCAGAACGTAAAAGAGCGCTTCTTTATCCAAACTATTTTGAACCAAAAGAAGAGGATTTTGAACTAGACCTCGTAGAAATTAATTACCCGATTAAATTTGCTACGCTAACGCATGGTAAAATTTTAGGTACCTTAATGGGAGCAGGCGTAAAGCGAGAAATGTTCGGCGACATTATGTCAGATGGCGAGCGTTGGCAGTTCTATTTAGCGCAATCCATCCGTTCATTTATAATTCTACAAGTGACTAAAATTGGAAAAACAACAGTTCGTTTAGAAGAAAAAAACTATACAGATTTAATTAAACCAATTGATAATTGGGAAATTGAACATGACACGGTCAGTTCGCTACGGATTGATACTGTCATCTCTTCAGTCTATAACATATCGCGTCAACGTGCTAAAGACTTAGTAGCTGGTGGTAAAGTGAAATTAAATTGGGCAACCTATGATCGTCCCGATTTCGAATTGGGCGTACGAGATATTCTTTCCGTACGCGGGTATGGTCGTATTCAGTTACGTGAAATAGAAGGTAAGTCAAAGAAAGATAAATGGCGTGTTGAATTAGGAGTTCTTCGTAAGTAA